A single Pseudomonadota bacterium DNA region contains:
- a CDS encoding BolA/IbaG family iron-sulfur metabolism protein — MHKDEIKRLIEAGMEAEEVVVMGDDGAHFEALVVAEAFAGKRTLQRHQIVYGTLGERMGREIHALSLKTLTREELEQQRRDS, encoded by the coding sequence ACTTATCGAGGCTGGCATGGAGGCTGAGGAGGTTGTCGTGATGGGCGATGACGGCGCGCACTTCGAAGCCCTCGTGGTGGCTGAGGCGTTCGCGGGCAAGCGCACCCTGCAGCGCCACCAGATCGTCTACGGCACCCTAGGCGAGCGCATGGGGCGCGAGATCCACGCCCTCTCGCTGAAAACGCTCACTCGCGAGGAGCTGGAGCAGCAGCGACGTGACAGCTGA